One segment of Leptodactylus fuscus isolate aLepFus1 chromosome 7, aLepFus1.hap2, whole genome shotgun sequence DNA contains the following:
- the CERS2 gene encoding ceramide synthase 2, translating to MLQTAYDYFWWHRLWLPSNLTWADLEDREGRVYAKASDLYISIPLAFLFLIVRYIFEIHVASPLAKVLGVKDKVKLRAAHNPVLETFYKSCKNPKQSELENLSRASKFTVRQVERWFRRRRNQDRPSLQKKFREASWRFIYYLVAFIAGVAVLVDKPWFNDLREVWKDFPKQTMLPCQYWYYMISLGFYWSLLFRVAFDVKRKDFKEQIIHHVATIILISFSWCANYIRVGTLVLVIHDSSDFFLESAKMFNYAGWKETCNNLFIVFAFVFIITRIILFPFWILHCTWVYPVQTYAPFFGYYFFNAMLWVLQCLHLFWAYLILGMAHKFLTGKLEQDERSDKDETDIPDEEDEEPTKNGAVSNGHSLQNNNHHKAD from the exons ATGCTGCAGACTGCTTACGACTACTTCTGGTGGCACCGGCTATGGCTACCCTCGAACCTGACCTGGGCCGACCTTGAAGATCGGGAAGGCCGCGTGTACGCCAAAGCATCAGACCTGTACATCTCCATCCCTCTTGCCTTCCTCTTCCTTATAGTCCGGTACATCTTTGAAAT TCACGTGGCCTCCCCGCTCGCCAAGGTACTGGGGGTGAAAGACAAAGTGAAGCTGCGGGCGGCACATAATCCGGTGCTGGAGACCTTCTACAAAAGCTGTAAAAATCCTAAACAG AGTGAACTGGAAAACTTGTCAAGGGCAAGTAAATTTACTGTACGCCAGGTGGAGCGATGGTTCAGGCGGAGGAGAAACCAGGACAGGCCGAGCTTACAAAAGAAGTTTCGGGAAGCCAG TTGGCGATTCATCTATTATCTTGTTGCTTTCATTGCTGGCGTGGCCGTCCTCGTAGAC AAACCCTGGTTTAATGATCTCCGAGAGGTTTGGAAAGATTTCCCTAAACAG acTATGCTGCCATGCCAGTACTGGTATTACATGATCTCACTGGGCTTTTACTGGTCTCTACTCTTCAGAGTGGCATTTGACGTCAAGCGGAAG GACTTTAAGGAGCAGATCATCCACCATGTGGCCACCATCATACTGATCAGCTTCTCGTGGTGTGCCAACTACATCCGTGTGGGGACTTTGGTACTGGTCATTCACGACTCCTCTGACTTCTTCCTGGAG TCTGCAAAAATGTTCAACTACGCCGGCTGGAAGGAGACCTGCAACAACCTGTTCATAGTGTTTGCCTTCGTCTTCATCATCACAAGGATCATCCTCTTTCCCTTCTG GATCCTACATTGTACCTGGGTTTACCCTGTGCAAACGTACGCGCCTTTCTTTGGCTACTACTTCTTCAATGCCATGCTGTGGGTACTGCAGTGTCTGCACTTATTTTGGGCTTATCTCATCCTCGGCATGGCCCACAAATTTCTTACGGGCAAG CTGGAACAAGACGAAAGGAGCGACAAAGACGAGACCGACATACCGGATGAGGAAGACGAGGAGCCCACCAAGAACGGGGCAGTGTCTAACGGCCACTCATTGCAAAACAACAACCACCACAAAGCAGATTGA